In the Drosophila teissieri strain GT53w chromosome 3R, Prin_Dtei_1.1, whole genome shotgun sequence genome, ACTAACCTACACCAACGACCAGCGCTTCCAGTCGCTGCACTCCGAGGGATCCGACGAGTGGACGCTGCGCATCTCATCGCCACAGCCGCGGGACTCGGGCACCTACGAGTGCCAGGTGTCCACGGAGCCGAAGATCAGCCAGGGATTCCGCCTCAACGTTGTGGGTGAGTATCGTAACAGGGAGTTGGGCGATGTTAGCTGGCCATTAAGTGGGCGGAGTGCTAATTAATGGCCTGCCCCGTGTGGCTTTTTATTACCTTTCAACGGCAGTGTCGCGGGCCAAGATCCTGGGCAACGCGGAGCTCTTCATCAAGAGCGGCAGCGACATCAATCTCACCTGCCTGGCGATGCAGTCGCCGGTGCCGCCATCGTTCATCTACTGGTACAAGGGCAAGCGGGTCATGAATTACTCGCAGCGCGGTGGCATCAACGTCATCACGGAGCGTTCAACACGGACCAGCAAGCTGCTCATAGCCAAGGCCACGCCGGCGGACTCGGGCAACTACACGTGCTCCCCGAGCAGCTCAGGTGAGTCCTAGTTCCAACTCCACCTTCCTACCTGCCTTTCCCCACCCACACTCGCTAAAATTTGATTGCCATTGccaaaaaatgtgcaaaagaGACGGGTAGCTGAAAGCAGCTCAGTAGCAGACAGtagtttcagtttcaggaTTAATCTTTAATTTGAGCAAAGTTGTAAAAGTCTTAGCAACTCGTTTAATTCTTAATTTAGAGGCAAGCCATTGCTCCAGAAATAGCAACAATCTCCTTGCAAGGCTTCCGAACTTCTTGAGCCTCTCGGaagtgaaatggaaaacatgaGTGATTGTTCATTAGGCTGAGTTTTTCCGGGTGGGCGTATAAAGTTATTGATACCTTTTATAAATAGCTCGCTGTCTGGTATTATTGTCATGCATACCTATTAACCTTTAGGCTGTCTATTTCTGTGCAAAGTTTGCATTCTATTATGGAAATTGTGATGATTACAAGTACTTTAAACGCAGGGCTTGGAAATTAGTTTAGGTATCAGGAGCAATATTTGCTTAGGGAAAATAGCAATTTATGACACAGTTTATTCAGTAGCAAGGACAAGGTTTTAGTACAACTCATAAATCATTTTGTATCAGAAGCCAAGAGCGTGTTGTGCTGTTTTCTAAAATCCGAGTAAAAATAACTAACCTTTCAACCGAAACATTAATGCAGTAGTTTTATACGTTTCACGTGCACTTTGTGATGTATAAATTCCTCACCTTTCAAAGGACTAGAGCACTGAATTTTGCGAGTGTGGCGCCCGTGGCAATTAATGAGACTTTGTGACCTGCGGCATTTGCATCGCCACATTCATTTCCCGCCACTCCCACACTCCCACTCGTTGCAGATTCCGCTTCGGTGGTGGTGCACGTCATCAACGGGGAACATCCGGCCGCCATGCAGcacggcaacagcagcgccaGCTGCCTGCGCCCCCTCTCGCCCACGTCCGTGCCTTTCGTCCTTGCCACCTGGATGTCGATGACGGTGGCGGCTGTCGCCTGGAACTGCAACTTCAACGGCAACTGGAACTACTGGAGTCCCGACTGGCGCTGGCACTGGAACCCTAATTGGAATTGGAGCAACCTGGCGGCTGCTGTGGTGGGTctctggagctggagctgatcCGGAAGGCAGTTGCGCACAGATGCCTCGATTGATGCCTCGAGTCTAAGCCCCCAAAAAGCTGAGCAACAGTCCCGGCCAAGTTGGGACTGAACCACTCCTCCCCAGGTGCATTTAATGAGAGCGGCGGAGGAGCGTCTTACGAACTAGTGTACATATACAGTGTGTCCTTCAACGAGTATTATCTATAAGACATCCCCGAGCAGGCAGGCAGTATTACGAACGACAAAGGAGACAAGGAAGTTTTAATCAACCATCAGTCAACAGGAAGAGTCCAGGCCACATGCACTATTCATACCCAGGAAGACAGGAAAATTAACCAACTCCCAGCTGCTTCACAGCTGTTCACCCAAAAAGCAGTGTTTTCATTGTATAtcatttgaaattcatttcGCTTTACACAGGGTTATAATCACCGCAAGGTCAGGCC is a window encoding:
- the LOC122620651 gene encoding limbic system-associated membrane protein, giving the protein MWTTDCPGALKAICLVPLWLLLLLDCGMVGGEVPPHYWETPYSQPYFDNSSRREVTATVGQAALLHCRVRNLGDRAVSWIRKRDLHILTVGILTYTNDQRFQSLHSEGSDEWTLRISSPQPRDSGTYECQVSTEPKISQGFRLNVVVSRAKILGNAELFIKSGSDINLTCLAMQSPVPPSFIYWYKGKRVMNYSQRGGINVITERSTRTSKLLIAKATPADSGNYTCSPSSSDSASVVVHVINGEHPAAMQHGNSSASCLRPLSPTSVPFVLATWMSMTVAAVAWNCNFNGNWNYWSPDWRWHWNPNWNWSNLAAAVVGLWSWS